AGAATCTGAGGGGCAGTGCACaaagatagatggttcccctcaaTTGTTAAATGCAGGTTATatgagtagttggcgtaagccaacttttgaagctCTTAACTTACCAGAAGTCatgaagtcatcagaagaagaagtccctacacttgagttgaagccactacctgaagacttgaaatatgtttttccaGGCCCAGATGAGgacacattccctgtggtaatttatTCTCATCTTACTTTGAAGCAAGAAATTGAGTTATTGCAGGTATTGAGGCAACATCGAGGAGCAATAGGCTGGGCTATTATAGACATCAAGGGGATTGATCCTGCAATTTGTTCTCACAAAATCTTTCTAGAAAGAGATGCAAGGCCAGTTCGTGATGCGCAGCAAAGATTGAATCCAACCATAAAAGAAGTagtaaagaaagaagtgctgaaaCTATTAGCTGTTGACATCATCTATCCCATCTCTGACAGCAagtgggtaagcccaacacaagtagtaccaaaaaaatctggtttgactatcattgagaatgctagtggagagttgatcccatctaggaaagtaatgggttggagaatgtgcattgattatcataaattaaatttgGTTAGCCGAAAAGATTACTTCCCATTACCTTTCCTAGTTTAGATACTAAaaaaaagtagctggtaatggTTTTTATTGTTTTCTGGATGGTTTTTCTGGGTATTATCAAATTGTCGTAGCACCAGAGGATCAAGAGAAGGCCACCTTCACTTGCCCCTTTGGTACTTACGATTTTCGCAGGATGCCATTTGGATTATGTAATGCACCCGCTACTTTCCAGcgctgcatgatgagtattttctctgacatgttagatgagatgtgtgaaatttttatggatgatttttctgtgtttggtaagtcttttgacacttgtttgaaaaatttgactgctatcctaaaaagatgtgaagaaaagaacttgttgaattgggaaaagtgtcagtttatggtaagtagtggtttggtacttgGCCATTTAATTTCTGAGCATGGTATAGAGGTTGATAAagccaaggtagagttgatttcccaattacctgtccctaagacagtgAGGGATATTCGTTCTTTCCTTGGCCATGACGGCTTCTATAGGTGTTTCATTCAGaatttcagtagtattgctaaaccactgTGTTCTTTATTGCAAACTGAGACTGAATTTTTATGGACTGGTGCATTCCAATAGCCTTTTGAAacactaaaaaaatatttgaccatGGCACCCATTATGCAACCCCCTTAGTGGGACTTGCCGTTTGAGATTATGACTAATGCTAGTGATTTCGCCCTTGGGGCCGTTCTCGGTCAAAGAGTTGGTAACAAGCCTTCTATCATCTACTATGCAAGTCGTaccttgaatgatgctcagaaaaattataccaccactgagaaggagttgTTGGCTATTGTGTTTGCCTTAGAAAAATTTCactcttatgtcattggatctcTTGTTATTATTTTCATTGATCATTCTGCATTGACATATTTGTTGGCAAAAAAAGATGCTAAGCCCAGGTTaatcagatggattctacttcttcaggagtttgacatcaccattcgagataaaaaaggagtaaaaaatgttgtagctgaccatctttctcgttTGCAGTTACCTGATATATCTGTGTCCCTTTCccctttaaatgatgattttcctgatgagCGTCTTTTTGCAGTGTCGCGCACTCCTTTGTttgctgatattgtgaactaTCTTGTCACCGACCaaatgccagaccattggctcacccaggacaagcgtaagttctTAGATGAGGTaggacattattattttgataatccacaCCTATTCAAATATTGTTCTAACCAgttggtgcgtagatgtgttccagatgatgaatttaattccgtgatgcatttttgccatggtgggacatgtggaggccactttgctgctaagaaaactgtttccaaaatattacaaagtggactctactggcccaccatgtttaaagatgttgaaaatttttgtaaagcatgtgaggccaGTTAAAAGTTAGGAAAAActactgccaagaatgaaatgcccatgtcccccatattgactcttgagatttttgattattggggtattgattttatgggacctttccccatttcttttgggcattcttacattttggttactgtggactatgtttctaaatgggtggaggcaataccttgtcgaaccaatgaccacagggttgttatccgttttctcaaggagttatttgcacgttttggcatgcccaaggctatcattagtgatggagggttgcacttttgtaacaaaccgtttgaaaaactcatgcaaaagtatggagtgacccataaggtctctaCTCCATATcaccctcagactaatggtcaagctaagctggccaatagagagatcaaaatcatacttgagaaaatggTGCATCCTAATcgtaaggactggtcagaaaaacttgttgatgcactctagGCCTATTGAACTGCATTTAAGACaaatttagggatgtctccctacaggttagtttatggtaagacatgtcatttacttgttgagattcagcatcgtgctttatggacta
This window of the Malania oleifera isolate guangnan ecotype guangnan chromosome 6, ASM2987363v1, whole genome shotgun sequence genome carries:
- the LOC131158599 gene encoding uncharacterized protein LOC131158599, which codes for MTNASDFALGAVLGQRVGNKPSIIYYASRTLNDAQKNYTTTEKELLAIVFALEKFHSYVIGSLITIRDKKGVKNVVADHLSRLQLPDISVSLSPLNDDFPDERLFAVSRTPLFADIVNYLVTDQMPDHWLTQDKRKFLDEVGHYYFDNPHLFKYCSNQLVRRCVPDDEFNSVMHFCHGGTFTVDYVSKWVEAIPCRTNDHRVVIRFLKELFARFGMPKAIISDGGLHFCNKPFEKLMQKYGVTHKVSTPYHPQTNDKFRDVSLQINFSLDDAKDLRKLQVCELEESRREAYDNACLAKERMKKLKSRWGGPYIIEKVHSYGTVEIVDPKNDNSFTVND